From Streptomyces griseorubiginosus, one genomic window encodes:
- a CDS encoding ABC transporter permease, with amino-acid sequence MSTSTKSAAPPPSVEDPPTPTLRPAPRGGWRRSLRRDWQLYSLAVLPLLFFLVFRYLPMIGNVIAFRRFEPGGSMFGEDWVGLRYVRMFLSDPTFWQVFRNTLWLGGLTLVFCFPIPIVLALLLNEVRRRSLKRFVQSVSYLPHFLSIVIVAGLTLQMLATDGPVNHALGWLGHDEVRFIQEPGWFRTIYVGSEIWQTAGWGTILYLAALTTIDEDLYEAARIDGANRWQQIWHVTLPGIRPTMITLLILNIGTFMAVGFEKVLLLYNPLTYPTADVISTYVYRTGVESNSFSYAAAIGLFEAVIGLVLITSANTLSRRTVGTSLW; translated from the coding sequence GTGAGCACCTCCACCAAGTCGGCCGCTCCGCCCCCCAGCGTCGAGGACCCACCGACCCCGACGCTCCGGCCGGCGCCGCGCGGCGGCTGGCGCCGAAGCCTGCGCCGGGACTGGCAGCTGTACTCGCTGGCCGTTCTGCCACTGCTGTTCTTCCTGGTCTTCCGCTATCTGCCGATGATCGGCAACGTGATCGCCTTCCGGCGCTTCGAGCCCGGCGGTTCGATGTTCGGCGAGGACTGGGTGGGCCTGCGCTATGTGCGCATGTTCCTCAGCGACCCGACCTTCTGGCAGGTGTTCCGCAACACCCTGTGGCTCGGCGGACTCACCCTCGTGTTCTGCTTCCCGATCCCGATCGTCCTCGCCCTCCTGCTGAACGAGGTCCGCCGACGTTCGCTGAAACGGTTCGTCCAGTCGGTGTCGTACCTCCCGCACTTCCTGTCGATCGTGATCGTCGCGGGCCTCACCCTCCAGATGCTCGCCACCGACGGCCCCGTCAACCACGCCCTCGGCTGGCTCGGCCACGACGAGGTCCGCTTCATCCAGGAACCCGGCTGGTTCCGCACGATCTACGTCGGCTCCGAGATCTGGCAGACCGCCGGCTGGGGCACGATCCTCTACCTCGCCGCGCTCACCACCATCGACGAGGACCTGTACGAGGCCGCGCGCATCGACGGCGCCAACCGCTGGCAGCAGATCTGGCACGTCACCCTGCCCGGCATCCGCCCCACCATGATCACGCTGCTGATCCTCAACATCGGCACCTTCATGGCGGTCGGCTTCGAGAAGGTCCTGCTGCTGTACAACCCGCTGACCTATCCGACCGCCGACGTGATCTCGACGTACGTGTACCGCACGGGTGTCGAGTCCAACAGCTTCAGCTACGCGGCCGCCATCGGGCTGTTCGAGGCGGTCATCGGCCTGGTCCTGATCACGTCCGCCAACACCCTCTCGCGCCGCACAGTGGGGACCAGCCTGTGGTGA
- a CDS encoding acetylxylan esterase, whose translation MPAFDLPPKELERYRPDVREPPDFDEFWRDTLKEAADPDVLVSVRPVQSGLRLTDTWDVTFRGFAGDPVRAWYSRPAGVRPALPAVVEYAGYGRGRGLPHERLTWVNAGYAHLLMDNRGQGDQYGNGGATPDPHASAPGGPGPAARGLLDPRDYHYRRLITDAVRAVTAVRALPGVDGGRVATVGNSQGGGLALAVAGLVPDLAAVLVTAPFLCGIRRALDLTDASPYGEISAYLSVHRGKEEAAYRTLSYVEGISFAHRAAAPAHFGVGLRDTVCPPSGAYAAFHHYGEQTGADPRKEIHAYPYNGHEGGDAVHVRRQLDWLAEVFDVSQWPG comes from the coding sequence GTGCCTGCGTTCGACCTGCCGCCGAAGGAGCTGGAGCGCTACCGCCCGGATGTCCGGGAACCCCCGGATTTCGACGAGTTCTGGCGTGACACCCTGAAGGAGGCGGCGGACCCGGACGTGTTGGTGTCGGTGCGCCCGGTCCAGAGCGGGCTACGGCTCACGGACACCTGGGACGTGACCTTCCGCGGCTTCGCCGGTGATCCGGTCCGTGCCTGGTACAGCAGACCGGCGGGAGTGCGCCCGGCGCTGCCCGCGGTGGTCGAGTACGCCGGTTACGGCCGTGGCCGCGGCCTCCCGCACGAGCGGCTGACCTGGGTGAACGCCGGGTACGCGCACCTGCTGATGGACAACCGCGGCCAGGGCGACCAGTACGGCAACGGCGGCGCGACCCCCGACCCGCACGCCTCGGCACCGGGCGGACCGGGCCCGGCGGCCCGGGGGCTGCTCGACCCGCGCGACTACCACTACCGGCGCCTGATCACGGACGCGGTGCGCGCGGTGACGGCGGTGCGGGCCCTGCCGGGTGTGGACGGGGGACGGGTCGCGACCGTCGGCAACAGCCAGGGCGGCGGGCTGGCGCTGGCCGTCGCGGGACTGGTACCGGACCTGGCGGCGGTCCTGGTCACCGCGCCGTTCCTGTGCGGCATCCGGCGCGCACTGGACCTCACCGACGCGAGCCCGTACGGCGAGATCAGCGCCTACCTGTCCGTGCACCGGGGCAAGGAGGAGGCCGCGTACCGCACGCTCTCGTACGTGGAGGGCATCTCCTTCGCCCACCGCGCCGCCGCCCCGGCCCACTTCGGGGTGGGCCTGCGCGACACGGTGTGCCCGCCGAGCGGGGCGTACGCGGCCTTCCACCACTACGGCGAACAGACCGGCGCGGACCCCCGCAAGGAGATCCACGCCTATCCGTACAACGGCCACGAGGGCGGCGACGCGGTGCACGTACGACGCCAACTCGACTGGCTGGCCGAGGTGTTCGACGTCAGTCAGTGGCCAGGGTGA